The genomic segment GATCTTGCCATTGTCTAATTTCCATTTCAAACTGAGGGTGAAAAGCTGTAGGATAAGGTACACTAACCTCTAAATCATCCCACGGGTTTTTCTCAACCGATAAACGTAGAACATTTTTCATCAACGGCATTCTTAAAAAACTCGTACCCCAATCGTTATCATCATCAGTTTTTCGTCGAAAAGCCCATGTTAATCTACCAAGCATGAGAAAATGATCCGACCCGTTATTTTTATTCCAATAAGGTTGTTCCTTAACCCATTGTAACATTTGTTCACTAGGCTGATCTCGTTCTTTTGCCGTGGTGAACCATAATATTTTCCCAATTGCAAGTCCTGCATAAAATGGGATGTAAAATGCAGTAGCATTTTTCGGGTCTAAGGTTCTACACTTGTAGTTTAATATCCTTTCATGGTAAATGACTTCAGCAGAGTACATGTCTGTCCAATACCAAGCGGACTGGAGATTTTCGGGCACGATGGATTCGAGTCCAGTTGCTTTTGGGCCCAAACCACCGTTTGAAACAGCGTTGCAACGTGAACTCCATGGGTCTAAATCATGACAGTTGTTTAAAAGATCCTTGTTGAACTTTGTTGGTAGATCGTATACGTAGACTCTTCCAGATTCACACTCATCGTGGGGTTCCTTAGCTTTTGCTAACTGTTTCTGGTGTTCTTTTTTGGGTTTCGAATCTTGAAAGTTTTTAACTTGGCCCTTGCTCTGTATCTGGTGTTCGTTTTTGGGTTTCGAATCTTGCAAgttttggacttggtttttgttgtgtttttgcTTGTGAATATGGTGAGGTTTTAAGATTTGGaagttttgttgttgttgttgttgttggggtGGGGTGGTTGGAGAGGAAGTTCCGGCAAGGAAGAGAATGAAGGTAACTTGGATGAGAATGATGAGCAAAAACCATTTACAATGATGAAATCCAACTTGAGATTTGATTAAATGGAAGGAATTTCTGAGTTTTTTGAATGCCTTCCTAGGGGAAGAATTCTCAGATGGCAACATTATTATCAGTGTAATGGCTACTAGGCCTGGAAGTTGAAACGTTATCACTCAATTAGATGCTTATGTTGTGGTGAGGAGAAGAAAATGTCATAAAGTAAACAAATCAATGAATTGAAATGGGAATAATCGAGGAAGAAGAGGATGAACAATAAGGAAAGTAGAGAATATAAGTCAATAAGAGGAGAAAGGGAAAGTACTAAATTGGTGGGAGAAATTTTATGATAGGTCATTTACACTTTTTATATAGTAGTGTGAGTGTATGTTCTATATTCGCACAGTATTAATGTTAAAGGTATCTATATGGTTAAGTTATTTATAAGATAAACGTgtaatttttttatgataagTATTAAGTGGTAAACATGGTATTAATATGTTATAACTTgttaaaattcattaaatgtgtaaaaattaattttgatacTAGTGTTTATGACTTAAatcatttatatatttgaagaaaattttaaatttatatacatTGACATACGTGTTTTCCTTCTATCTTACTCCCTTCAACCTATTGTGATTGTTGCT from the Lycium ferocissimum isolate CSIRO_LF1 chromosome 11, AGI_CSIRO_Lferr_CH_V1, whole genome shotgun sequence genome contains:
- the LOC132036557 gene encoding xyloglucan galactosyltransferase XLT2-like, with translation MLPSENSSPRKAFKKLRNSFHLIKSQVGFHHCKWFLLIILIQVTFILFLAGTSSPTTPPQQQQQQQNFQILKPHHIHKQKHNKNQVQNLQDSKPKNEHQIQSKGQVKNFQDSKPKKEHQKQLAKAKEPHDECESGRVYVYDLPTKFNKDLLNNCHDLDPWSSRCNAVSNGGLGPKATGLESIVPENLQSAWYWTDMYSAEVIYHERILNYKCRTLDPKNATAFYIPFYAGLAIGKILWFTTAKERDQPSEQMLQWVKEQPYWNKNNGSDHFLMLGRLTWAFRRKTDDDNDWGTSFLRMPLMKNVLRLSVEKNPWDDLEVSVPYPTAFHPQFEMEIRQWQDLVRSRNRSSHFCFVGAVRKKIKNDFREVLMNYCKNETGSCKVVDCSVAHCYDGAPAILEAFLDSDFCLQPKGDGFTRRSMFDCMLAGSIPVYFWEGSFKTQYEWHLPLPSEDYSVYMDHTVVRNDTSIVRKVLDKFSKEDVRKMREILIDAMPKYLYARSNQGLGSSNDAFDIAIDEVLKRFKQQREQKQISEKTRKDENSVE